The Planctellipticum variicoloris DNA window CGGAACCGACGTGCAATACGTCGTCGCCCTCGACAAGCTGACCGGCAAGGAAGTCTGGCGGACGGATCGCGAAGGCAAGATGGCCTACGCGACTCCGCTGATCGTCGCGGTCGACGGCAAGCCTCAGCTCATCAGCCCCGGCGGCGAATGGGTCCAGGCCTATGACCCTGCGACTGGAAAAGAAATCTGGCGCGTCCGCTATCCGGGCGGCTACTCCGTCGTCCCCCGACCGGTCGTCGGGCACGGGCTGACGTTTGTCAGCTCCAGCTACGATTCGGCGACGCTGTATGCCATCCGCCTGGGAGGAGAGGGAGATGTCACCGACAGCCACGTCGCCTGGAAGCTGAGTAAGGGGGCTCCCCACAATCCCTCCACCCTGCTGGTCGGCGACGAACTGTACGTCGTCAGCGACAAGGGGATTCTCACCTGCCTGGACGCGAAATCCGGTGAGCAGCACTACCAGGAGCGGCTGGGGGGCAACTTCTCCGCCTCGCCGCTGTTTGCTGACGGCCGAATCTACCTGCTGGACGAAGACGGCAAGTGCACGGTCATCGCTCCGGGCAAAGAGTATCGAGTCCTCGCCGAGAATCAGCTCCCGGGGCGGACGCTGGCGTCCATTTCCACGGCGGATGGCGCCCTGTTCCTACGGACTGACACCGCTTTGTATCGACTGCAGAAGTAGTTCTGTCCTCCGTTTCACGCGTCTGCCCAGAGAGTTCGCCTTGTCCTCGTCCCGTGCTCCCCGCTACAACCCGCGGAGCATCGGGGCGTCAGGCAAGGAGGCTCGTCGTGAAACCAGCGCTGTGGACCGCTCAGACCGTCGGATTGTGGACGCTGGCGTGCCTGCCGGTCGTGTTGTCAGTGATCGTCCACGGCGCCGCGACGCCGGCCCCGCTGGCGATTGCTGCCGCGTCCCGGCCGGCACTGGCCTTTAATCAGTATCAGGTCGATCTCGGCGCAATCCAGGCGATGCCTGAAGTCCGCGCTACGTTCGTCTTTCAAAATCGCGGATCGCAGCCCGTCGAGATTCAGGAAATCCAGCCGAGCTGCGGCTGTCTGATGCCCCGACTTTCTAAAAAGCGCTACGAACCCGGCGAATCCGACGGTCTTGTCGTCCGCGTGCAACCGGCGAATGAGCAGCCCGGTTCCAAAGAGTACTTTGTCGATATGAAGTACACGGATCCTGAACCGCGATCCGTCCGCCTGACCTTCAAGCTCATCATCCCTGAACAACAACTTCTGGTCAGTCCCAAAGCTCTGATTTTCTTCCAGTTCGGCGACCAGGAGACCACGCAGAACCTGACGGTGACGAATGCCCGCGGAACGTCGCTCCGAATTCTGGACGCCGTTACGAACTCCTCGTACGTCACGCTGCAGATTGGCGATCAGGGCTTGTCGCCTCGGGACGGCTATCCGCAACAGGTGGTCCGCGTGACTGCAGCGGCCAATGTTCCCGACGGACGGCATCATGGGCTGATTACGCTGAAGACGGATGACGCCGATCAGCCGGAGCTGCGCGTGCCGGTGATGGTTCAGGGAGGCAAGGCCCCGCAGCGGCCGTGATCCCGTCGGAGCTTTCGCACTTCGCCGGGGCGACGTAAACTGCAAAGATTGACTTCGATCCAAGTCCTGAAGGAGCCGCAGAGCGCGGCGCAGCCGATCCCATCGTGGCGACCC harbors:
- a CDS encoding PQQ-binding-like beta-propeller repeat protein produces the protein MLRSCLTFACLLLTGSMCPAGDWPQFRGPDGEGHSAETNLPLTWSETEHVAWKAELPGLGWSSPSIVGKQIWLTTATDEGHSLRVLCVDRDSGKVLHDVEVFHKDEPGNIHKKNSYASPTPLIEGNRVYLHYGMLGTACVSTSREILWTTVLKYNHRHGPAGSPVLFGDLLILNCDGTDVQYVVALDKLTGKEVWRTDREGKMAYATPLIVAVDGKPQLISPGGEWVQAYDPATGKEIWRVRYPGGYSVVPRPVVGHGLTFVSSSYDSATLYAIRLGGEGDVTDSHVAWKLSKGAPHNPSTLLVGDELYVVSDKGILTCLDAKSGEQHYQERLGGNFSASPLFADGRIYLLDEDGKCTVIAPGKEYRVLAENQLPGRTLASISTADGALFLRTDTALYRLQK
- a CDS encoding DUF1573 domain-containing protein, producing the protein MKPALWTAQTVGLWTLACLPVVLSVIVHGAATPAPLAIAAASRPALAFNQYQVDLGAIQAMPEVRATFVFQNRGSQPVEIQEIQPSCGCLMPRLSKKRYEPGESDGLVVRVQPANEQPGSKEYFVDMKYTDPEPRSVRLTFKLIIPEQQLLVSPKALIFFQFGDQETTQNLTVTNARGTSLRILDAVTNSSYVTLQIGDQGLSPRDGYPQQVVRVTAAANVPDGRHHGLITLKTDDADQPELRVPVMVQGGKAPQRP